Proteins found in one Amycolatopsis umgeniensis genomic segment:
- a CDS encoding DoxX family protein: protein MDTALWIVAGLLAVMYLVSGVGKLFLPREKIAGVASGAGWVLDFGPGTVKAIGAVEILGAAGLILPALLDIAPVLVPLAALGLALVMAGAVVLRIRRREPKIALLDLAYLALCAFVALGRA from the coding sequence ATGGACACCGCGCTGTGGATCGTCGCCGGTCTGCTCGCCGTCATGTATCTCGTGTCCGGTGTCGGGAAACTGTTCCTGCCGAGGGAAAAGATCGCCGGGGTGGCGTCCGGCGCGGGCTGGGTGCTGGACTTCGGGCCGGGCACTGTCAAGGCGATCGGGGCGGTCGAGATCCTGGGGGCGGCCGGCCTGATCCTGCCCGCGCTGCTGGACATCGCGCCGGTGCTGGTGCCGCTGGCCGCGCTGGGGCTGGCGCTGGTCATGGCGGGGGCGGTGGTCCTGCGGATCCGCCGTCGCGAGCCCAAGATCGCGCTGCTGGACCTGGCGTATCTCGCGTTGTGCGCGTTCGTCGCCCTCGGGCGTGCCTGA
- a CDS encoding multicopper oxidase domain-containing protein yields the protein MDKSKRGLSRRSMLAGTAAGVIAPVVVSASAGSAPAAAAGMTRNITVYADYVPGSTRVGYGLEPGKPTIPGPLLECYEGDTLVIELVNNTDQRLSIHPHGVNYDTKSDGSPFNDSFNKPYETKTYTWKTRTAYQAANGFWMPGSAGYWHYHDHAFGGDHGTIGLMKGLYGGLIVRKRGDLLPSKQFTVVFTEMWINHQVAPNTPIFEANLGERVEFICIGHGNLMHTFHLHAHRWADTRTGMLTSATDNAPILDNKTLDPGNSFGFQVIAGDGVGPGAWMYHCHVQQHSDDGMSGVFLVRNADGGMPAGAQDAIDRFKGHQHGTTAAKPDATGASAHSHH from the coding sequence ATGGACAAGAGTAAACGCGGGCTGTCCCGCAGATCGATGCTCGCGGGCACCGCGGCCGGGGTCATCGCCCCGGTCGTGGTGTCGGCCAGCGCCGGTTCGGCACCGGCTGCCGCGGCCGGGATGACCCGCAACATCACCGTGTACGCCGACTACGTTCCCGGTTCGACCCGGGTCGGTTACGGGCTCGAGCCCGGCAAGCCGACCATCCCCGGGCCGCTCCTGGAGTGCTACGAGGGCGACACATTGGTGATCGAGCTGGTCAACAACACCGACCAGCGGCTTTCGATCCACCCGCACGGCGTCAACTACGACACCAAGTCGGACGGTTCGCCGTTCAACGATTCCTTCAACAAGCCCTACGAAACCAAGACCTACACCTGGAAGACGCGGACGGCTTACCAGGCTGCCAACGGTTTCTGGATGCCCGGCAGCGCGGGGTACTGGCACTACCACGACCACGCTTTCGGCGGCGACCACGGCACCATCGGCTTGATGAAGGGCCTCTACGGCGGCCTGATCGTGCGCAAACGCGGGGATCTGCTGCCCAGCAAGCAATTCACCGTCGTGTTCACCGAAATGTGGATCAACCACCAGGTCGCCCCGAACACCCCGATCTTCGAGGCGAACCTCGGCGAACGCGTCGAGTTCATCTGCATCGGGCACGGCAACCTGATGCACACCTTCCACCTGCACGCGCACCGCTGGGCGGACACCCGCACCGGCATGCTCACCAGCGCGACCGACAACGCCCCGATCCTCGACAACAAGACCCTGGACCCCGGCAACTCCTTCGGGTTCCAGGTGATCGCCGGTGACGGCGTCGGGCCGGGCGCGTGGATGTACCACTGCCACGTCCAGCAGCACTCGGACGACGGCATGTCCGGGGTGTTCCTGGTCCGCAACGCCGACGGCGGGATGCCCGCGGGCGCCCAGGACGCGATCGACCGTTTCAAGGGACATCAGCACGGCACCACCGCGGCCAAGCCGGACGCCACGGGCGCTTCCGCCCATTCCCACCACTAG
- a CDS encoding ThuA domain-containing protein translates to MRRVFSQRRLRRRSLAAIAVGAVVTSGLPLAIAPVTAEAATNVPVNVLVFHGTAADQKDPVLRATDAISSLGQANGISVASSSDPAVFTPANLAKYRGVVFLSAQGITLNRDQETSLQNYMKAGGGFLGLSDAARAQDGSQWFSGLIGARPVGARPTPEAVASVTASAENAPNEGKDKLADNNENTKWLAFANTAWIAYKLAAPVAVSSYALVSANDFAGRDPKSWTLQGSNDGTAWTDLDTRTNEVFADRFQSRTFTFANTTAYSNYRLNITANAGESATQLADFKLFKDQSTTPPPPETAPAEATVDVLDKANPTTAGLPQKWVRTDRWLNWEVNPVGTVHTVAQVEESTYKPGVGANGAFHPISWCRDYDGGRSFYSGMGRTEASYGEAQFRSHILGALKWTTGMVRGDCKAGIAAHYKVERLTAKNQPGQMDQIGEPHGLTIAPNGRVFYIGRAACAGNSVPAPNDWTNPEIGAGCGTIHQWDPVTKKPKLLTTLKVMGNRGSGDELVKNEEGLLGLELDPKFSENGFMYAYWMPHASIDIDKRIGKRTVSRFTYDLTKQTLDQATRKDLLSWDVQIHSCCHAGGGMAFDKDGNLYVGSGDSNSSQGSNGYSGNNWTEDYKGVSFQDARRTAGNTNDLNGKILRIHPEADGTYTNPAGNLFPEANDPGNKTRPEIYVMGVRNISRLQVDKKTNWLTAAWVGPDASTPSPELGPAKYETATIITEAGNHGWPYCMGNKQPYRDRSSTNAGVLTGWYDCDNPVNTSPRNTGLVNLPPVKKNMIWYSPDGGGPVFPNRPNSSVPSYNAAEATYTQPYLKGGGQAVMTGPTYHRDLVNTTSGVAWPSYWNDKWFIGDQSNGQNRIAVTVDPNGVPKQDPPVFAETVRQIIPTGGGDLKLQSWMDAEFGPDGALYALDYGSGFFTLQDNQKLVKISYTGGEATPSAAAMSTMVQNKPLTAAFTGSKSGGVSYKWEFGDGTISTQADPRHTYPRTGLYTAKLTVTYADGETVTTRNSVSVGCFVADPSATVSIGDTDTGVTNRNAGGGCTVDDMIDDESTWTSHAGFVNHVTQAVDRLGDLGVLNSAESDKINAAAAASPIGNKGVTGYDAIYDGTAESFRNWSQAPSGQFAIQPDGSLRPSGGLGMLWYSARQFGNFSVKLQFKDIAPSGSANSGVFVRFPDPRTPLEQRPPGSCGTVGSAKTSQAWVAIYCGHEVQLYDGATGEPQKTGSIYNFDPRPLDQAGVKPKGTWNEYEVKVVGQKYTISRNGVVINEFENAPGIQSSRAGDPSTDFRQFVSGFIGLQNHGDNDLMEFRNIRVRQL, encoded by the coding sequence TTGAGACGAGTCTTTTCGCAACGACGCCTCCGCAGACGGTCACTGGCCGCGATCGCGGTCGGCGCCGTCGTCACCTCCGGGCTTCCGCTGGCCATCGCACCGGTGACCGCCGAAGCCGCGACGAACGTCCCGGTGAACGTCCTGGTCTTCCACGGCACCGCCGCGGACCAGAAGGACCCCGTCCTGCGCGCCACGGACGCGATCTCGAGCCTGGGTCAGGCCAACGGGATCTCCGTCGCGTCCTCTTCGGACCCCGCGGTGTTCACCCCGGCGAACCTCGCGAAGTACCGCGGCGTCGTCTTCCTTTCCGCGCAGGGCATCACGCTCAACCGCGACCAGGAAACCTCGCTGCAGAACTACATGAAGGCGGGCGGCGGTTTCCTCGGGCTGTCGGACGCCGCGCGCGCCCAGGACGGCTCGCAGTGGTTCTCCGGTCTGATCGGCGCGCGTCCGGTGGGGGCGCGTCCCACGCCGGAGGCGGTCGCCTCGGTCACCGCGAGTGCGGAGAACGCGCCCAACGAGGGCAAGGACAAGCTGGCCGACAACAACGAGAACACCAAGTGGCTGGCCTTCGCGAACACCGCGTGGATCGCCTACAAGCTGGCCGCGCCGGTCGCGGTGAGCAGCTACGCGCTCGTGTCGGCGAACGACTTCGCCGGCCGTGACCCGAAGAGCTGGACCCTGCAGGGCTCCAACGACGGGACCGCGTGGACCGATCTGGACACCCGCACCAACGAGGTGTTCGCCGACCGGTTCCAGAGCCGCACCTTCACCTTCGCCAACACGACGGCGTACTCGAACTACCGGCTGAACATCACCGCCAACGCCGGTGAATCGGCCACCCAGCTGGCCGACTTCAAACTGTTCAAGGACCAGTCGACCACCCCGCCGCCGCCGGAGACCGCTCCGGCCGAGGCGACTGTCGACGTCCTCGACAAGGCGAACCCCACCACGGCGGGGCTGCCGCAGAAGTGGGTCCGCACGGACCGGTGGCTCAACTGGGAGGTCAACCCGGTCGGCACCGTCCACACCGTCGCGCAGGTCGAGGAGTCGACCTACAAGCCGGGTGTCGGCGCGAACGGCGCCTTCCACCCGATCTCGTGGTGCCGTGACTACGACGGCGGCCGTTCCTTCTACTCCGGGATGGGCCGGACCGAGGCGAGCTACGGCGAAGCCCAGTTCCGCAGCCACATCCTCGGCGCGCTGAAGTGGACCACCGGCATGGTGCGCGGGGACTGCAAGGCGGGCATCGCGGCCCACTACAAGGTCGAACGCCTGACCGCGAAGAACCAGCCGGGCCAGATGGACCAGATCGGCGAACCGCACGGGCTCACCATCGCACCCAACGGCCGGGTCTTCTACATCGGCCGCGCGGCCTGCGCCGGCAACTCGGTGCCCGCGCCGAACGACTGGACCAACCCCGAGATCGGCGCCGGCTGCGGCACGATCCACCAGTGGGACCCGGTCACCAAGAAACCGAAGCTGCTCACCACGCTCAAGGTGATGGGCAACCGCGGCAGCGGCGACGAACTGGTCAAGAACGAGGAAGGCCTCCTCGGGCTCGAGCTGGACCCGAAGTTCAGCGAGAACGGCTTCATGTACGCCTACTGGATGCCGCACGCGTCGATCGACATCGACAAGCGGATCGGCAAGCGCACGGTCTCGCGGTTCACCTACGACCTGACCAAGCAGACGCTGGACCAGGCGACCCGCAAGGACCTGCTCTCGTGGGACGTGCAGATCCACAGCTGCTGTCACGCCGGTGGCGGCATGGCGTTCGACAAGGACGGGAACCTCTACGTCGGTTCCGGTGACAGCAACTCGTCGCAGGGCTCCAACGGGTACTCCGGCAACAACTGGACCGAGGACTACAAGGGCGTCTCGTTCCAGGACGCGCGCCGCACCGCCGGCAACACCAACGACCTCAACGGCAAGATCCTGCGGATCCACCCCGAGGCCGACGGTACGTACACCAATCCGGCGGGCAACCTGTTCCCCGAGGCCAACGACCCCGGGAACAAGACCAGGCCCGAGATCTACGTGATGGGCGTGCGGAACATCTCACGTCTGCAAGTCGACAAGAAGACCAACTGGCTGACCGCGGCGTGGGTCGGTCCGGACGCGTCCACGCCGAGTCCGGAACTCGGCCCGGCGAAGTACGAGACCGCCACGATCATCACCGAGGCCGGCAACCACGGCTGGCCGTACTGCATGGGCAACAAGCAGCCCTACCGCGACCGCAGCAGCACCAACGCCGGAGTGCTCACCGGCTGGTACGACTGCGACAACCCGGTCAACACCTCGCCGCGCAACACCGGCCTGGTGAACCTGCCGCCGGTCAAGAAGAACATGATCTGGTACTCGCCGGACGGCGGCGGGCCGGTGTTCCCCAACCGTCCCAACAGCTCCGTCCCGTCGTACAACGCGGCCGAGGCCACCTACACGCAGCCGTACCTCAAGGGCGGCGGCCAGGCGGTCATGACCGGGCCGACGTACCACCGCGATCTCGTCAACACCACCAGCGGTGTGGCGTGGCCGTCGTACTGGAACGACAAGTGGTTCATCGGTGACCAGAGCAACGGGCAGAACCGGATCGCGGTCACCGTCGACCCGAACGGCGTCCCGAAGCAGGATCCGCCGGTGTTCGCCGAGACCGTGCGGCAGATCATCCCGACCGGCGGCGGCGACTTGAAGCTCCAGAGCTGGATGGACGCCGAGTTCGGTCCGGACGGCGCGTTGTACGCGCTCGACTACGGCAGTGGCTTCTTCACGTTGCAGGACAACCAGAAGCTGGTGAAGATCAGCTACACCGGCGGCGAGGCCACCCCGTCCGCGGCGGCGATGTCGACCATGGTGCAGAACAAGCCGCTCACCGCGGCCTTCACCGGGTCGAAGTCCGGCGGCGTCTCCTACAAGTGGGAGTTCGGCGACGGCACGATCTCGACGCAGGCCGACCCGCGGCACACCTACCCGCGCACCGGCCTCTACACCGCCAAGCTGACCGTGACCTACGCGGACGGCGAGACGGTGACCACGCGGAACTCGGTCAGTGTCGGCTGTTTCGTGGCGGATCCCAGTGCCACGGTGAGCATCGGTGACACCGACACCGGGGTGACCAACCGGAACGCGGGCGGCGGATGCACGGTCGACGACATGATCGACGACGAGAGCACGTGGACCTCCCACGCCGGTTTCGTCAACCACGTCACCCAGGCCGTGGACCGGCTGGGCGATCTCGGGGTGCTGAACTCGGCCGAGTCGGACAAGATCAACGCCGCGGCCGCCGCGTCGCCCATCGGCAACAAGGGCGTCACCGGCTACGACGCGATCTACGACGGCACGGCGGAGTCGTTCCGCAACTGGTCGCAGGCGCCGTCCGGGCAGTTCGCCATCCAGCCGGACGGGTCACTGCGACCGTCGGGTGGGCTGGGCATGCTGTGGTATTCCGCCCGGCAGTTCGGCAACTTCTCGGTGAAGCTGCAGTTCAAGGACATCGCGCCGAGCGGCAGCGCCAACAGCGGGGTGTTCGTCCGGTTCCCGGATCCGCGCACGCCGCTGGAGCAGCGCCCGCCGGGCAGCTGCGGCACGGTCGGGTCGGCGAAGACCTCGCAGGCCTGGGTCGCGATCTACTGCGGACACGAGGTCCAGCTGTACGACGGGGCCACCGGTGAACCGCAGAAGACCGGGTCGATCTACAACTTCGACCCGCGGCCGCTGGACCAGGCTGGCGTGAAGCCGAAGGGGACCTGGAACGAGTACGAGGTCAAGGTTGTCGGGCAGAAGTACACGATCAGCCGCAACGGCGTCGTGATCAACGAGTTCGAGAACGCGCCGGGGATCCAGTCCTCGCGTGCGGGCGACCCGTCGACCGACTTCCGGCAGTTCGTCAGCGGGTTCATCGGTCTGCAGAACCACGGTGACAACGACCTGATGGAGTTCCGCAACATCCGGGTGCGGCAGCTGTAG
- a CDS encoding sigma-70 family RNA polymerase sigma factor, with translation MTGDALASAFEEQRGRLVAVAHRMLGSRVDAEDAVQEAWLRLARQDADTIDNLSGWLTTVVGRVCIDVLRSRKTRPEEPFDEAPEVLVLEDSPEEDALLAESVGLALLVVLDTLGPAERLAFVLHDLFAVPFAEVGEILGKSADAAKMLASRARRKVQGRRPVDEPQQRAVVDAFLAAAREGDFDGLIRVLDPDVTWRSETARGVVVRSGATDVATRVQRGARAVGTLRPALVGGKPGLVTWDKRGRLGGVMACTVVDGRIVAIDSVSDPRRLAALGVTSLEAPSSK, from the coding sequence ATGACCGGCGATGCCCTGGCCAGTGCGTTCGAGGAGCAGCGCGGACGTCTGGTGGCGGTGGCCCACCGGATGCTCGGCTCGCGTGTGGACGCCGAAGACGCCGTCCAGGAGGCCTGGTTACGGCTGGCGCGTCAGGACGCCGACACGATCGACAACCTCTCCGGCTGGCTGACCACCGTCGTCGGCCGTGTCTGCATCGACGTCCTGCGCTCCCGCAAGACCCGCCCCGAGGAGCCCTTCGACGAGGCGCCCGAGGTGCTGGTGCTCGAGGACTCGCCCGAAGAAGACGCGCTGCTGGCCGAATCGGTCGGGCTGGCGCTGCTCGTGGTGCTCGACACGCTCGGCCCGGCCGAACGGCTGGCCTTCGTCCTGCACGATCTGTTCGCGGTCCCGTTCGCCGAGGTCGGCGAGATCCTCGGCAAATCCGCGGACGCGGCCAAGATGCTCGCCAGCCGCGCGCGCCGGAAGGTGCAGGGCCGTCGCCCGGTCGACGAGCCGCAGCAGCGCGCCGTGGTCGACGCGTTCCTCGCGGCCGCGCGCGAAGGGGACTTCGACGGGTTGATCCGGGTGCTCGATCCCGACGTGACGTGGCGCTCGGAGACCGCGCGCGGTGTCGTCGTCAGGTCGGGCGCGACCGACGTGGCCACCCGGGTCCAGCGCGGCGCCCGCGCCGTGGGGACCCTGCGCCCCGCACTGGTCGGCGGCAAGCCCGGCCTCGTGACCTGGGACAAGCGCGGCAGGCTGGGCGGCGTGATGGCGTGCACCGTCGTCGACGGCCGCATCGTCGCGATCGACTCCGTGAGTGATCCACGTCGCCTCGCGGCACTGGGTGTTACCTCTCTGGAGGCTCCCTCGTCCAAGTAA
- a CDS encoding OmpL47-type beta-barrel domain-containing protein, whose product MSPRILVAALLAATLAIAGLVLPASSAPASAAPVQTLEWTAGDSTDHYLSAPTTAVAGETTILFKNTEALGSTMSHTLTFDTTTAGYNHDVNLNILANPYDEQNGEHQATVTLTPGKYRFYCTIQGHSKMVGELVVTDGGGNPDTTPPTVTANVTGTKDTAGNYVGSATVNLAATDSQSGVDKVEYQLDGGAWTAYSAPVVVNAVGSHMVHYKATDKAGNVSPEGMSSFSVVAGQPGDKTPPTVTSEVTGNKDGAGNYLDTATVKVTATDADSGVDKVEYKVDDGAWTAYTAPVAVTAPGMHMVHYRASDKAGNVSPEGMAHFTIVSGDTTAPAVTSEVTGTKDTAGNYVGKATVTLTATDAGSGVGKVEYKLNGGPWLTYSAPLALTVVGAHTVNYKATDKAGNVSAEGAAAFTIVEGDDSTAPAVSVVVSGDLDGSWSYIEDATINLTATDTGSGVDKIEYKMDGGAWTVYTAPVKVTALGTHTLTYRASDKAGNVSAEQGGAFTIVAAPPGPDTCPDSDVRDTVILGSADSQVENRDTGNGCTINDVIDDESDYSSNDQFVTYVRAVTQELLDGEVISSDERNLIVTAAIDSGIGGSTAEPQKRPETKNPGMKKVVKTPIRDV is encoded by the coding sequence ATGTCCCCAAGAATCCTCGTCGCGGCCTTGCTGGCCGCGACGCTCGCGATAGCGGGCCTGGTGTTACCGGCCTCCTCCGCACCCGCCTCCGCCGCGCCCGTCCAGACCCTGGAATGGACCGCGGGCGACAGCACCGACCACTACCTCAGCGCGCCCACCACCGCGGTGGCGGGCGAGACCACGATCCTGTTCAAGAACACCGAAGCCCTCGGCTCGACGATGTCGCACACGCTGACGTTCGACACCACGACCGCCGGCTACAACCACGACGTCAACCTCAACATCCTCGCGAACCCCTATGACGAGCAGAACGGCGAGCACCAGGCGACCGTGACGCTGACGCCGGGCAAGTACCGGTTCTATTGCACGATCCAGGGGCACAGCAAGATGGTCGGCGAGCTCGTCGTCACCGACGGCGGCGGCAACCCCGACACGACCCCGCCGACGGTGACCGCCAACGTCACCGGCACCAAGGACACCGCCGGGAACTACGTCGGTTCCGCGACGGTGAACCTGGCCGCCACCGACAGCCAGTCCGGGGTGGACAAGGTCGAGTACCAGCTCGACGGCGGCGCCTGGACCGCGTACTCCGCGCCCGTGGTGGTCAACGCCGTGGGTTCGCACATGGTCCACTACAAGGCGACCGACAAGGCCGGGAACGTTTCCCCGGAAGGGATGTCGTCGTTCAGTGTTGTCGCAGGCCAGCCCGGTGACAAGACGCCGCCGACGGTGACGTCCGAGGTGACCGGGAACAAGGACGGCGCGGGGAACTACCTCGACACCGCGACCGTGAAGGTGACCGCCACCGACGCCGACTCCGGCGTCGACAAGGTCGAGTACAAAGTGGACGATGGCGCGTGGACCGCGTACACCGCTCCGGTCGCGGTCACCGCGCCGGGGATGCACATGGTCCACTACCGCGCTTCGGACAAGGCGGGCAACGTCTCGCCGGAGGGCATGGCGCATTTCACGATCGTCAGCGGTGACACGACCGCCCCAGCGGTGACTTCCGAAGTGACCGGGACCAAGGACACCGCCGGCAACTATGTCGGCAAGGCGACCGTGACCCTCACGGCCACCGACGCCGGTTCGGGTGTCGGCAAGGTCGAGTACAAGCTGAACGGCGGCCCTTGGCTGACGTACTCGGCGCCGCTCGCGCTGACCGTCGTCGGCGCGCACACGGTGAACTACAAGGCGACCGACAAGGCGGGCAACGTCTCGGCCGAAGGTGCGGCGGCGTTCACCATCGTCGAAGGCGACGACAGCACCGCGCCCGCCGTTTCGGTGGTGGTGAGCGGTGATCTGGACGGGAGCTGGTCGTACATCGAGGACGCGACCATCAACCTGACAGCGACCGACACCGGATCCGGTGTGGACAAGATCGAGTACAAAATGGACGGTGGGGCTTGGACGGTGTACACCGCACCGGTCAAGGTCACCGCGCTCGGCACGCACACGCTGACGTACCGGGCTTCGGACAAGGCGGGCAACGTCTCGGCGGAACAGGGCGGCGCGTTCACCATCGTCGCCGCGCCGCCGGGTCCGGACACGTGCCCGGACTCCGACGTCCGGGACACGGTGATCCTCGGCTCGGCGGACAGCCAGGTCGAGAACCGCGACACCGGTAACGGCTGCACGATCAACGACGTGATCGACGACGAGTCGGACTACTCGTCGAACGACCAGTTCGTGACCTACGTGCGGGCCGTGACGCAGGAACTCCTCGACGGCGAGGTCATCTCGTCCGACGAGCGGAACCTGATCGTCACGGCGGCGATCGACTCCGGCATCGGCGGCTCGACCGCTGAACCGCAGAAGCGGCCGGAGACGAAGAACCCCGGCATGAAGAAGGTCGTGAAGACACCGATCCGGGACGTCTGA
- a CDS encoding carboxymuconolactone decarboxylase family protein, whose product MQARLEVFKTALAPKLVKHLVAAGRVLEGSELPAATRELVNIRASQINGCSGCLDMHTKDAAAAGETAVRLNLVACWREATVFTEAERAALELTEQGCRIADSSGVTDEAWEAAAKHYDDEQLLALVTQIALINAFNRLNVITRQPAGDYTPGQFAGH is encoded by the coding sequence ATGCAGGCACGACTCGAAGTCTTCAAGACCGCTCTCGCGCCGAAGCTGGTGAAGCACCTCGTCGCGGCGGGAAGGGTCCTCGAAGGCAGCGAACTTCCCGCCGCGACAAGGGAACTGGTGAACATCCGGGCCAGCCAGATCAACGGCTGCTCGGGATGCCTCGACATGCACACCAAGGACGCCGCGGCGGCGGGGGAGACGGCCGTCCGGCTGAACCTGGTCGCGTGCTGGCGGGAGGCGACGGTCTTCACCGAGGCCGAGCGCGCCGCGCTGGAACTCACCGAGCAGGGCTGCCGCATCGCCGACAGCAGCGGTGTCACCGACGAGGCGTGGGAAGCCGCCGCCAAGCATTACGACGACGAGCAGTTGCTGGCCCTGGTGACCCAGATCGCGCTCATCAACGCCTTCAACCGGTTGAACGTCATCACCCGGCAGCCGGCGGGGGACTACACGCCGGGCCAGTTCGCAGGGCACTGA